The genomic stretch AAGCAACTGATTAACCAAAGACGTGATAAAGGCCGTTTTACCCGCTCGGGATAACCCAGTTACCGCAATTCTTACATTAGAATCCATACCACGGCTGATAAAGTCGTTCACTTCTTGCTTTATTCTTTTCATAGTTTTTATTTATCTCACCAGTTTTTATACCCAACGCTTCAATAGAAGTAACTTGAGTATCACGAGTCTAAGTTTACCAACCTTAATCAAAGATGAACAAAATCTGCAATCTAGTGCTGACCTCGATAAGTGTAAAATATTGCTGCCTATAAACGGAAAAGCCTCTGAATCACTTCAGAGGCTTATATATTCTAACTAGAGGCTTGATGTTCTAATCTTCTTCAATCAGCTTGTAGATAACAAAGAGTGCGATTTCAAGAACAAACCAAAGCACACAAGTGATGGTGACGTATTTCTCATCAAAAATACTGATACCGTGAAGAATCAAGTCGTAGCCAACAAAGCCACCAACCACTACAGCAAGAATAATTTGTAGAATCTGAATAAAACGAGGCATGCCGTCTCCTAATTATTGTTCGCATAACGTTTGATTGCTATGCCCTAAGGTTTATATCTACATTATATAGACAAAAAGTGCAGTTTTCGCTGCACTTTTGTCAAATGTTTGCTAGGTAAATCAGCACCTTGTCACATTCTCTCTACTGAGACAATGTAAGATTACCGTTTACCTTACGCTTCCATCTCTTGAATTTTTACTTTCCAAGTGTCAGGACCGATTTGGTGCGCGTTAACGCCATTTGAGTCTACAGCCACTGTTACTGGCATATCTTCAACTTCAAATTCGTAAATCGCTTCCATACCTAAATCTTCAAATGCAACAACGCGAGCTTTCTTGATCGCTTTCGCCACCAAGTACGCAGCGCCACCAACAGCCATTAGGTAAACCGCTTTGTGATTCTTGATAGATTCAACCGTTGCAGGGCCACGCTCAGCTTTACCGATCATGCCCATGATGCCGGTTTTTTCTAACATCATATCGGTGAATTTATCCATACGAGTTGATGTTGTTGGGCCAGCAGGACCAACGACCTCATCACCAACTGCATCGACAGGACCTACGTAGTAAATGAACTTACCGTTTAGATCTACGCCTTCAGGTAGACCTTCACCGTTATCTAACATGCCTTGAATACGTTTATGCGCCGCATCACGACCAGTCAGAATTTTACCTGATAGAAGAACAGTTTCGCCTGTCTTCCACTCTTGTACTTCTTCTTTAGTGATCGTGTCTAAGTTTACGCGACGCGTATTTTCGCCCGCTTCCCAAGTAATGTCTGGCCAATCTTCTAGTTTAGGTGGCGTTAGCTCTGCTGGGCCGCTGCCATCAAGCGTGAAGTGTACGTGACGAGTCGCCGCACAGTTCGGGATCAAACAAACAGGCTTAGAAGCCGCGTGCGTTGGCGCAGTTTTGATCTTAACGTCGACAACAGTCGTCAAACCGCCAAGGCCTTGCGCGCCGATACCAAGTTTGTTCACGCGGTTGAAGATATCAAGACGAAGCTCTTCTTCTGCGTTTTGTGGGCCACGGTCGATAAGTTCTTGAATATCGATGTGTTCCATTAGAGATTCTTTTGCCAATACCGCTGCTTTTTCAGCCGTACCGCCAATACCAATGCCAAGCATGCCTGGTGGACACCAGCCCGCGCCCATTGTTGGTAGCGTTTTCTCTACCCACTCAGCAATATCGTCAGATGGGTTTAGCATCACCATCTTAGTTTTGTTTTCACTACCGCCGCCCTTCGCTGCGATCTGAATTTCAACTTTATCGCCCGGTACCATGTTGATGTGTACGACAGCAGGCGTGTTGTCTTTGGTATTAATACGTTTACCGGCAGGATCCATAAGTACTGACGCACGCAACGGGTTGTCTGGGTTCGTATACGCTTGTCGAACACCTTCATCTACCATCTGCTGAACCGTCATGTCGGTTGAGTCCCATTGCACGCCCATACCGATGTTGACGAAACACGTCACGATGCCAGTATCCTGACAAATTGGTCGGTGACCTTCTGCTGACATTCGGGAGTTAATTAGGATCTGAGCAATCGCGTCTTTCGCGGCTTGACTCTCTTCGCGGTGATAGGCTTTTTCAAGAGCTTGAACAAAGTCTAGCGGGTGGTAGTAAGAAATATACTGTAGCGCATCAGCGACACTGCTGATTACATCCTGCTTGCGTATTACCGTCATTACATGCCTCGTTATAGTTATGCTTCCATTATTGGCTTGGCTTCAATCGTGTTTGTTGAGCTTATTGCTCTTTTGAGCTTCGTTTTTTTATAAACAATTGTCGAACGGCTGATATCGACACACGAAACGCTGAAGTCGCCTACTTGTAAACCATCTCAAAACCCTATGAATAGAGGGAGTTTGGCTATACAGAGGAATATGATACTCTTGCTGCCCATGACATGCCATGCAGTGAACGATCTCTTTGTCACAAATTACACAAATGAACAACATGGACAATCAATTCATTGATTTTAAAGCGCTGGAATACGCGCCAGAGTTTGCTCTTCACCTCTTTTCTCGCATTCAACACCAGCCTTGGGCGATGTTGCTGCGTTCTGCATCAAAAACGCATATCGATAGTCGCTTCGATGTATTGGTTGCCAACCCAATTGCAACGTTAGAAACCATTGCCGACAGCACACAAGTTGAAACGCCATCGAATGCCTATTCAACTCAAGATGACCCATTCACGCTGCTTCATCAGTTGCAAGAACAGTGGCTTCCTCACGTTGAGTTAGATAAAGAATTGGATTTGCCTTTTGTCGGC from Vibrio parahaemolyticus encodes the following:
- a CDS encoding fumarate hydratase yields the protein MTVIRKQDVISSVADALQYISYYHPLDFVQALEKAYHREESQAAKDAIAQILINSRMSAEGHRPICQDTGIVTCFVNIGMGVQWDSTDMTVQQMVDEGVRQAYTNPDNPLRASVLMDPAGKRINTKDNTPAVVHINMVPGDKVEIQIAAKGGGSENKTKMVMLNPSDDIAEWVEKTLPTMGAGWCPPGMLGIGIGGTAEKAAVLAKESLMEHIDIQELIDRGPQNAEEELRLDIFNRVNKLGIGAQGLGGLTTVVDVKIKTAPTHAASKPVCLIPNCAATRHVHFTLDGSGPAELTPPKLEDWPDITWEAGENTRRVNLDTITKEEVQEWKTGETVLLSGKILTGRDAAHKRIQGMLDNGEGLPEGVDLNGKFIYYVGPVDAVGDEVVGPAGPTTSTRMDKFTDMMLEKTGIMGMIGKAERGPATVESIKNHKAVYLMAVGGAAYLVAKAIKKARVVAFEDLGMEAIYEFEVEDMPVTVAVDSNGVNAHQIGPDTWKVKIQEMEA